One Solanum lycopersicum chromosome 2, SLM_r2.1 genomic region harbors:
- the LOC101255755 gene encoding carboxyl-terminal-processing peptidase 1, chloroplastic: MRLLHSPLPSPSPPLLTSFSPIKASISPKKSSFVSHHEPLQQLLSTGVSLVLSLGLLVSAPISIALESPSLQSSNSSLEVICRENEGEEVYEKDTEVSKVVSNENIVEEAWQIVNDSFLNTSDRRSWSPESWLQKKDDILSSSIQTRSKAHDIIKRMLASLGDPYTRFLSPEQFSKMARYDMTGIGVNLRDVPDGNGGSKLKVLGLLLDGPAHNAGVRQGDELISVNGVDVLGKSSFEASSLLLGPNGTSVNIMVKHGNCGPVQSIDVERQSIAKTPVFYRLDQIENGSTSVGYVRLKEFNALARKDLVTAIKRLEGMGASSFVLDLRDNLGGLVQAGIEIAKLFLNEGDTVIYTVGRDPQNTRNIVAEAPPLITAPVIVLVNKSTASASEIVATALHDNCRAVLVGDKTYGKGLIQSVFELPDGSGVVVTIGKYVTPNHMDINGNGVEPDFRNFPAWNEVNNRLSKCHKQQDG, encoded by the exons ATGAGGCTCCTCCACAGCCCCTTACCTTCACCATCTCCACCATTGTTAACCTCTTTTTCACCAATTAAAGCTTCAATCTCTCCCAAAAAATCATCTTTCGTCTCTCATCATGAACCCCTTCAGCAACTTCTCTCAACTGGGGTTTCACTTGTTCTTTCTTTGGGGCTTCTTGTTTCTGCTCCTATTTCTATTGCTTTGGAATCCCCTTCACTTCAATCTTCTAACTCATCTTTGGAGGTGATTTGCCGAGAGAACGAGGGGGAGGAGGTGTATGAGAAAGACACTGAAGTATCCAAAGTGGTGAGCAATGAAAACATTGTGGAAGAAGCTTGGCAGATTGTCAATGACAGCTTTCTTAACACCAGCGATCGTCGTTCTTGGTCTCCTGAATCGTGGCTT CAAAAGAAAGATGACATCTTAAGTTCATCAATTCAGACAAGGTCAAAAGCACATGATATCATCAAGCGTATGTTGGCTAGCTTGGGTGACCCCTATACACGGTTTCTTTCTCCTGAACAG TTCTCCAAGATGGCTAGATATGATATGACTGGGATTGGAGTTAACCTCAGGGATGTTCCAGATGGCAATGGAGGTTCAAAACTGAAGGTTTTAGGGCTCCTATTGGATGGCCCTGCCCATAATGCCGGTGTACGACAG GGAGATGAACTGATATCTGTGAATGGGGTGGATGTGCTGGGTAAATCTTCCTTTGAAGCATCTTCACTGTTACTAGGCCCAAATGGGACATCTGTGAACATCATG GTTAAGCATGGAAATTGTGGACCTGTCCAGTCCATTGATGTGGAGAGGCAATCTATTGCTAAGACACCGGTTTTTTATCGGCTGGATCAGATTGAAAATGGCTCTACTTCTGTTGGTTATGTGCGCCTGAAGGAGTTCAATGCGTTGGCCAGAAAAGATTTGGTTACTG CAATTAAGCGACTCGAAGGCATGGGTGCCTCATCTTTTGTTCTTGATCTCCGAGATAACCTTGGTGGACTAGTGCAG GCTGGCATTGAAATCGCAAAACTCTTTCTGAATGAAGGAGACACG GTGATTTACACTGTTGGAAGGGATCCACAGAATACAAGGAATATTGTTGCAGAAGCTCCACCTCTTATTACAGCTCCAGTAATT GTTTTGGTTAACAAAAGTACTGCAAGTGCTAGTGAAATT GTTGCAACAGCACTTCACGACAATTGCAGAGCTGTTCTTGTGGGAGACAAGACATATGGCAAG GGGCTGATTCAGTCTGTATTTGAGCTGCCCGATGGGTCGGGCGTGGTTGTAACAATTGGGAAGTATGTCACACCAAATCACATGGATATTAATGGCAATGGAGTTGAACCAGATTTCAGGAATTTTCCTG CTTGGAATGAAGTCAACAATCGTTTGTCAAAGTGCCACAAACAACAAGATGGATAA